The nucleotide window TCCTATGTAAATCAACAAAACGATGCCTAAGTATTTCATGAGTAAAAAAGGTTTCACCTTGTTGGCTATGGGTTACACAGGACCGAGTGCTATGGAATTCAAAGAACAATACATTGAGTTATTTGAACAAATGGAAGACGAACTAAAACGACCAAGAGTACTGAGTGAAAGAGAACAACTAATGGCATCTATGAAACTCTCTTTAGAAACTGCCGAAGAAATTGGAGCTGTAAAAAACGAAGTGAAAGAGATTCGTGGAATGGTAGAAAATCAGATTACTTTAGATCATGGAGAGCAACGAAGACTGCAAAAGGCTGTAGCACAGAGAATATACTTACAAACTAGAGATCCAGTGCTTAGAAACAGGTTCTTTAGAGAGTTGTACAGGGAATTAAAAGATCGTTTTGGGACTGCGAGCTATAAGGACATTAAGAGAAAAGACATGTTAGCTGCTATTAGATATATCGAAGGTTGGATACCGAGAAAGGTGTCATGAGGAGGGGCAAATTTGAAGGGGAAAGTAGAATTTATTGCGGAACGTTTAGCACTTAGACAAGAAGATGTACCAAATGCGGTGATCCACGCTAACAGTGTTTTGTACTACATAAAGAAACTTGCACCAACATTCATCAGCCTAGATTTTGGTGAGGTAAGACGATGTATGACAATGATTGATATTCACTTACAGGCAATAGAACGACTACAAAGAATGCAGAGGGAGGTAAGGAAACGTGAACATTCAAACCGATTACACTAACCCAACTTGGAGAGAATTTCAACGGCTGCTGTTAACAGAGGCACGAATGACAGAGGATATTGAGGTATGGACCAATGCCGGATACTCAGCAACTGCTAGGAGTTTAAAACGCCAAAGGACATTCGTAAGCATCCGTCGCAGGATTATGAAAGTAGCGATAAATGAGCATAAAAAAACAGCAAGCGGTGCAACGCTTACTGCTTAACATTCTAGATCAAGGATCAGCTTGATACGAAAATCATATCATGTAGCTGTTTTCTTGTCTATCGATGAGCACTTGGTGCTCATCAAAATGAGTAAGAAGTTTGGTTTCCCCCTTTCCCCATTTCTTCTTGCTCAGTTTGATGAGGTATCACTTCATCGTAAATAATTTTTAGGAGGTTACTAGTATGAAAGCTACAGGTGTAGTAAGAAAGATTGATCAGCTTGGAAGAGTAGTCCTTCCAATGGAGCTACGTAGAACAAGAGGAATTGAAGAAGGCAATCCTATAGAGATTTTTGTCGATGGGGAGAGTATCATCTTGCGAAAATATGCTCCTGTTACTACAGAGAAATCTAAAGTGATTTCAAGTATGAGAGCGTTAGTTAAAAGTGAAAAAGATCCAAATGTAAAAGAAACTCTAGAACAAGCTCTTGTGTTTTTAGGTAAGGAATAAAGGGGGATTATCTTGGACCATCCGGTTGTAAAGAATCTAGAATCCATCGGACATGCTAGTTTAGAAGATTTTAAGAACGAAAGTGTCGGTAATGATTATTTCGGTAATGAAATCATGTTTGGTGACGAGATAGTGTTAGACCCAATGACTGGGGGAACGGTTTTACGAGAGAGTTTAAGTGAGTATTTAGAAGAGCAATATGGATTTGCTTTTCGAGAAGCAAAATAAAAAAGTCCGTGTTGGAGCACGGACTCAGTAAAAAAATTTAATTAACTACATTGTAAGACAAATGTATCCACTAATCAATAAGGAGCGTGTTACATGTCAGCAATTACTTTGTATTCCACCGTCAATATGACTCGTGAGCAATGGCTACAAGCAAGAACAGAGGGTATCGGTGGATCTGATTCATCGATTATTCTCGGTATAAACAAATGGAAAACACCTTTTGAATTATGGTTAGAGAAAACTGGACAAGTACTGCCAGCTGAAATAGAAAACGATGTGATTTACTTCGGAAATGTTTTAGAAGATTTAGTAGCGGAAGAGTTTACACGCCGTAGTGGAAAGAAAGTAAGGAAGAAAAACGCTATTCTTCAACATCCCGAGCATTCATTTATGTTAGCAAATGTGGACGGGGTAATCGTTGGAGAAAAAGCAGTATTAGAGTGTAAAACTACTTCTGCCTATAACGCGAAGGAATGGGAAGATGACGAAATTCCAGCTGCTTACCTCATTCAAATACAGCATTATCTAGCAGTGTTAGGTCCAGAATACGAAAAAGCCTATATTGCAGTACTCATAGGTGGACAAAAGTTCGTTTGGAAAGAGATTGCTAGAGACG belongs to Mangrovibacillus cuniculi and includes:
- a CDS encoding ORF6C domain-containing protein; the protein is MEFKEQYIELFEQMEDELKRPRVLSEREQLMASMKLSLETAEEIGAVKNEVKEIRGMVENQITLDHGEQRRLQKAVAQRIYLQTRDPVLRNRFFRELYRELKDRFGTASYKDIKRKDMLAAIRYIEGWIPRKVS
- a CDS encoding AbrB/MazE/SpoVT family DNA-binding domain-containing protein, giving the protein MKATGVVRKIDQLGRVVLPMELRRTRGIEEGNPIEIFVDGESIILRKYAPVTTEKSKVISSMRALVKSEKDPNVKETLEQALVFLGKE
- a CDS encoding YqaI family protein: MDHPVVKNLESIGHASLEDFKNESVGNDYFGNEIMFGDEIVLDPMTGGTVLRESLSEYLEEQYGFAFREAK
- a CDS encoding YqaJ viral recombinase family protein, whose protein sequence is MSAITLYSTVNMTREQWLQARTEGIGGSDSSIILGINKWKTPFELWLEKTGQVLPAEIENDVIYFGNVLEDLVAEEFTRRSGKKVRKKNAILQHPEHSFMLANVDGVIVGEKAVLECKTTSAYNAKEWEDDEIPAAYLIQIQHYLAVLGPEYEKAYIAVLIGGQKFVWKEIARDEELITIITNEEKYFWEHHVLANNPPKLDGSSAAEKYIKEKYDRAAEGKVIDLGTDDKQAIDDYLHLKESIDALQKQMKEYENQIKLSLGDAELGQVQDKLVTWKNVVSNRVDSKQLKANYPDIYKAVTKESYSRRFTIKDIG